The Posidoniimonas polymericola genome has a segment encoding these proteins:
- the rplA gene encoding 50S ribosomal protein L1: MAKQSKRFRALAANQKSKEAFPLSDAVKTLKGYDGTKFDQMVEIAMRLGIDHTQADQIVRGSIVLPHGIGKEQRVVVFAKGPQAEAAKAAGADEVGDEDLSKKILGGWTDFDVCIAAPDMMKLVGPLGRVLGPRGLMPSPRAGTVTPDVGTAVSEYKAGKVEFRNDKGGNIHAPVGKLSFDPEKLSENVQAFVDKIVSMKPAAVKGVYLKGVHLSATMSPSVRVAV, from the coding sequence ATGGCAAAGCAGTCGAAACGTTTTCGCGCACTCGCCGCGAACCAGAAGAGCAAAGAGGCGTTCCCGCTTTCTGATGCGGTGAAGACCCTCAAAGGCTACGACGGCACCAAGTTCGACCAGATGGTCGAGATCGCGATGCGTTTGGGCATCGACCACACGCAGGCGGACCAGATCGTCCGCGGCTCGATTGTCCTGCCGCACGGCATCGGCAAGGAGCAGCGGGTGGTGGTCTTCGCCAAGGGCCCGCAGGCCGAAGCCGCCAAGGCGGCCGGCGCCGACGAGGTGGGCGACGAGGACCTCTCCAAGAAGATCCTCGGCGGCTGGACCGACTTCGACGTCTGTATTGCGGCGCCCGACATGATGAAGCTGGTCGGCCCGCTTGGCCGGGTGCTCGGCCCCCGCGGCCTGATGCCCTCGCCCCGCGCCGGCACGGTGACGCCCGACGTCGGAACGGCTGTCTCGGAGTACAAGGCCGGCAAGGTCGAGTTCCGCAACGACAAGGGTGGCAATATTCACGCCCCGGTCGGCAAGCTGAGCTTCGATCCCGAAAAGCTCAGCGAGAACGTTCAGGCGTTTGTGGACAAGATCGTCAGCATGAAGCCTGCAGCGGTGAAGGGCGTCTACTTGAAGGGCGTCCACCTCAGCGCGACGATGAGCCCCAGCGTCCGCGTCGCGGTTTAA
- the rplK gene encoding 50S ribosomal protein L11: MAKQLVGQEKFQIPGGQATPAPPVGTALGKHGINLGQFVQAFNDATKEAGGMMIPVVVSVYNDRSFDFICKSPPAAVLLKKAAGVAKGSGVPNKTKVGKVTQAQLEEIATTKMNDLNARDVEHAARMVAGTARSMGLVVEG; the protein is encoded by the coding sequence ATGGCCAAGCAGTTAGTCGGACAAGAAAAGTTTCAGATCCCTGGCGGTCAGGCGACCCCCGCGCCGCCTGTCGGCACCGCGCTGGGTAAACACGGCATCAACCTTGGCCAGTTTGTTCAGGCGTTCAACGACGCCACGAAGGAAGCCGGCGGGATGATGATCCCGGTCGTGGTGAGCGTCTACAACGACCGCTCCTTCGACTTCATCTGCAAGAGCCCCCCGGCCGCCGTGCTGCTAAAAAAGGCGGCCGGCGTCGCCAAGGGGTCGGGCGTGCCGAACAAGACCAAGGTCGGCAAGGTCACGCAGGCCCAGCTTGAAGAGATCGCCACGACCAAGATGAACGACCTCAACGCCCGCGACGTCGAGCACGCCGCGCGGATGGTGGCCGGCACGGCCCGCAGCATGGGGCTAGTGGTCGAAGGTTAA
- the nusG gene encoding transcription termination/antitermination protein NusG — protein MLDGSEKSNEDAPAPIPAEEAAVDAQAEALQDVGPAAGAEQESAPADGAPQVPVEETAEADSGLSAQDEAELAAAEAAMDDEEEPVAAPSGPLELIEEEDEDIDMDWYILKVQSNRERSISAALQRKVSIEGLDRYFGEIMVPTEKVTEFKAGKKKVVERKIWPGYIAVQMHVNDDTWFAIRETSGIGDFTGSGGKPTPMASQDVAKILHTEEDETDEAPKLAIPFQEGDKVKVKDGNFESFEGEVSKIDDIHGKVTVMLSIFGRPTPVELEYWQVENL, from the coding sequence GTGCTAGACGGCTCTGAAAAGTCGAACGAGGACGCCCCCGCCCCGATCCCGGCGGAGGAGGCGGCCGTCGATGCCCAGGCTGAAGCTCTGCAGGATGTCGGGCCCGCCGCGGGCGCCGAGCAGGAGTCGGCGCCGGCTGACGGCGCTCCCCAGGTCCCGGTCGAAGAGACCGCCGAGGCCGACAGCGGGTTGAGCGCCCAGGACGAGGCAGAGCTGGCGGCCGCCGAGGCCGCCATGGACGACGAAGAGGAGCCGGTCGCGGCCCCCTCGGGCCCCCTCGAGTTGATCGAGGAGGAGGACGAGGACATCGACATGGACTGGTACATCCTCAAGGTCCAGAGCAACCGCGAACGCTCGATTTCGGCCGCGTTGCAGCGGAAGGTCTCGATCGAGGGGCTGGACCGCTACTTTGGCGAGATCATGGTGCCGACCGAGAAGGTCACCGAGTTCAAGGCCGGCAAGAAGAAGGTTGTTGAGCGGAAGATCTGGCCCGGCTACATCGCCGTGCAGATGCACGTCAACGACGACACCTGGTTCGCCATCCGCGAGACCTCCGGCATCGGCGACTTCACCGGATCCGGCGGCAAGCCCACTCCGATGGCGTCGCAGGACGTCGCCAAGATCCTCCACACGGAGGAGGACGAGACCGACGAGGCTCCCAAGCTGGCGATCCCGTTCCAGGAGGGGGACAAGGTCAAGGTCAAGGACGGCAACTTCGAGAGTTTCGAGGGCGAGGTCAGCAAGATCGACGACATCCACGGCAAGGTCACCGTGATGCTCAGCATCTTCGGCCGCCCGACCCCGGTGGAACTCGAGTACTGGCAGGTCGAGAACCTGTAG
- the secE gene encoding preprotein translocase subunit SecE: protein MTAYLHQLFSIGFYKRTQGRVARQVTFYAIAIAIAVGSYSLMTWMQANGSENANALAVPVSVGVFALGAWAAFRLVQLPTFADFLISVEAEMNKVTWPKRGELWRASVVVILTIFVLAALLYLYDLVWSNLLNTLLSIGG from the coding sequence GTGACCGCATACCTACACCAACTGTTTTCGATCGGGTTTTACAAGCGGACGCAAGGGAGGGTCGCCCGGCAGGTGACCTTCTACGCGATCGCGATCGCCATTGCGGTCGGCTCCTACTCGTTGATGACCTGGATGCAGGCCAACGGTTCGGAGAACGCCAATGCGTTGGCGGTGCCGGTTTCCGTGGGCGTGTTTGCGCTCGGCGCCTGGGCCGCCTTCCGGCTGGTGCAGCTACCGACGTTCGCCGATTTTTTGATCTCCGTCGAGGCGGAGATGAACAAGGTCACCTGGCCGAAGCGGGGCGAGTTGTGGCGGGCGTCGGTGGTCGTGATCTTGACGATCTTTGTGCTGGCAGCCCTGCTCTACCTGTACGACCTGGTGTGGAGCAACCTGCTGAACACGCTGCTGTCGATCGGCGGCTAG
- the tuf gene encoding elongation factor Tu — protein sequence MAKDTFERTKPHVNVGTIGHIDHGKTTTTGAILAVQSEKGLAKFKSYADIAKGGTVRDETKTVTIAAAHVEYETANRHYAHIDCPGHADFIKNMITGAAQMDGAILVVSAPDGPMPQTREHILLARQVGVPKVVVYLNKCDLVDDEELLELVELEVRELLTDHGFPGDEVPVIHGNSKAAIENPADPEAAKCIGELMDAIDSYIPEPTREIDKPFMMAIEDVFSIEGRGTVATGRIERGTVKVGEEVEIVGLTEAPTKTTCTGVEAFNKTMDQGQAGENVGCLLRGVKREDIQRGQVLAKPGSITPHTKFEGEVYILSKEEGGRHTPFFSGYRPQFYFRTTDVTGTAALMGDAEMCMPGDNTKISVELSKPIAMDDGVRFAIREGGKTVGSGVVTKIVE from the coding sequence ATGGCCAAGGACACCTTCGAGCGTACTAAGCCGCACGTTAACGTCGGCACTATCGGTCACATCGACCACGGCAAGACCACCACCACCGGCGCGATTCTCGCCGTGCAGTCGGAGAAGGGGCTAGCCAAGTTCAAGTCGTACGCGGATATCGCCAAGGGCGGCACCGTGCGTGACGAGACCAAGACGGTCACCATCGCGGCGGCTCACGTTGAGTACGAGACCGCCAATCGTCACTACGCCCACATCGACTGCCCGGGCCACGCCGACTTTATCAAGAACATGATCACCGGCGCCGCCCAGATGGACGGCGCGATCCTGGTGGTGTCCGCTCCGGACGGCCCGATGCCGCAGACCCGCGAGCACATCCTGCTCGCCCGTCAGGTCGGCGTGCCGAAGGTCGTGGTTTACCTCAACAAGTGCGACCTCGTCGACGACGAGGAGCTGCTGGAGCTGGTTGAGCTGGAAGTCCGCGAGCTGCTGACCGACCACGGCTTCCCCGGCGACGAGGTCCCCGTGATCCACGGCAACTCGAAGGCCGCGATTGAGAACCCGGCCGACCCCGAGGCCGCCAAGTGCATCGGCGAGCTGATGGACGCCATCGACAGCTACATCCCCGAGCCGACCCGCGAAATCGACAAGCCGTTCATGATGGCTATCGAGGACGTGTTCTCGATCGAGGGCCGTGGCACCGTGGCCACCGGCCGTATCGAGCGCGGCACCGTCAAGGTGGGTGAGGAAGTGGAGATCGTCGGCCTGACCGAGGCCCCCACCAAGACCACCTGCACCGGCGTCGAGGCGTTCAACAAGACCATGGACCAGGGCCAGGCCGGCGAGAACGTCGGCTGCCTGCTGCGTGGCGTCAAGCGTGAGGATATCCAGCGTGGCCAGGTGCTGGCCAAGCCGGGCAGCATCACCCCGCACACCAAGTTCGAGGGTGAGGTCTACATCCTGAGCAAGGAAGAGGGCGGCCGTCACACGCCGTTCTTCAGCGGCTACCGCCCGCAGTTCTACTTCCGCACGACCGACGTCACCGGCACCGCCGCCCTGATGGGCGACGCCGAGATGTGCATGCCCGGCGACAACACCAAGATCAGCGTCGAGCTCTCCAAGCCGATCGCGATGGACGACGGCGTCCGCTTCGCTATCCGCGAGGGTGGCAAGACGGTCGGGTCGGGTGTTGTGACCAAGATTGTCGAGTAA
- a CDS encoding vitamin B12-dependent ribonucleotide reductase yields MATAHVGPAPSSDRPSSQHGQPMEKTFHGRLKIDAEFCPAEVDSPFDTVEWDTRTSQIKGEGGEVLFEQTNCEVPTFWSQLATNVICSKYFYGEVGTPEREYSVRQLVHRVTRTIADWGLEDGYFASKEDGERFYRDLSWLCLHQHGAFNSPVWFNVGLFHQYGVTGDKCNWRWDPQAQDVVQPENPYEFPQGSACFIQHVEDNMESIMDLAQSEAMLFKFGSGTGTDLSTLRSKREKLSGGGTPSGPLSFMRVYDQVAAVVKSGGKTRRAAKMQSIKVWHPDVMEFIECKWREEQKAQTLIASGKYESNFNGEAYSSVMFQNANLSVRLTDDFMAAFEKDEAWTTRFVTDNRVDGPTYQAREVMERMAECAWHCGDPGVQYDTTINRWHTCPNSGRINASNPCSEYMFLDNTACNLSSINLMKYRLEDGTFDCRRYQAACRLFFIAQEILVDHASYPTPEIARNSHLFRPLGLGYSNLGCLLMSGGKPYDSEIGRGTCGAITSLMHGMANLTSAELAEAVGTFDSYQENAEPMLRVMQMHRQAVNQIDPSCPDYLVESARMTWDRVTQAGAVHGFRNAQATVLAPTGTISFMMDCDTTGIEPDIALVKYKQLAGGGMLKIINRTVPLALKTLGYDQPTIDGVIAHIDEFDTIEGAPGLKDEHLPVFDCAFTPAGGTRSIAWRAHITMMAAAQPFLSGAISKTVNMPRDTTPEEIAMAYHDGWKLGLKALAIYRDGSKDSQPLNTKKDSGKAKEDEAATPKPRRERLPDTRDSKTHKFSVAGHEGYITVGMFEDGRPGELFITMAKEGSTIGGLMDAFGTSVSMSLQYGVPLEDYVRKFSHMRFEPQGHTKNPDIRIAKSLIDYIFRWLGIQFLPGYKEAQLGLSPGESGDGGGGKSGNAPASEGEPTEIKPGATKAAGRNEGQEATAGAGGGGSAASGAAPASRRDAVNGQANGQKNGSANGASTGVGYEVNTALLERAGASMPKSNNRNDQFATFQVDAPSCDNCGNITVRNGNCYLCHNCGNSMGCS; encoded by the coding sequence ATGGCTACTGCTCACGTTGGCCCCGCGCCGTCGTCCGACCGCCCCTCATCCCAGCACGGCCAGCCGATGGAAAAAACTTTCCACGGGCGGCTGAAAATCGACGCCGAGTTCTGCCCGGCGGAGGTCGACAGCCCGTTCGACACGGTCGAGTGGGACACCCGCACCAGCCAGATCAAGGGCGAGGGCGGCGAAGTCCTGTTCGAGCAGACCAACTGCGAGGTCCCCACCTTCTGGAGCCAGCTGGCGACCAACGTCATCTGCAGCAAGTACTTCTACGGCGAGGTCGGCACCCCCGAACGCGAGTACAGCGTCCGCCAGCTGGTGCACCGCGTCACGCGGACCATTGCCGACTGGGGCCTGGAAGATGGCTACTTCGCTAGCAAGGAGGACGGCGAGCGGTTCTACCGCGACCTGTCTTGGCTTTGCCTGCACCAGCACGGCGCGTTCAACTCGCCGGTGTGGTTCAACGTGGGGCTCTTCCACCAGTACGGCGTGACCGGCGACAAGTGCAACTGGCGGTGGGACCCCCAGGCTCAGGACGTCGTGCAGCCAGAGAACCCGTACGAGTTCCCCCAGGGCTCGGCCTGCTTCATCCAGCACGTCGAGGACAACATGGAGAGCATCATGGACCTCGCGCAGAGCGAGGCCATGCTGTTCAAGTTCGGCAGCGGCACCGGCACCGACCTGTCGACGCTCCGCAGCAAGCGGGAGAAGCTCTCCGGCGGCGGCACGCCGTCGGGCCCGCTCAGCTTCATGCGGGTGTACGACCAGGTCGCCGCGGTGGTGAAGTCGGGCGGCAAGACCCGCCGGGCCGCCAAGATGCAGTCGATCAAGGTCTGGCACCCGGACGTGATGGAGTTCATCGAGTGCAAGTGGCGTGAGGAGCAGAAGGCCCAGACGCTGATCGCCAGCGGCAAGTACGAGTCGAACTTCAACGGCGAGGCCTACAGCTCGGTTATGTTCCAGAACGCCAACCTGAGCGTCCGCCTGACGGACGACTTCATGGCGGCGTTCGAGAAGGACGAGGCCTGGACCACCCGGTTCGTGACCGACAACCGCGTCGATGGCCCAACCTACCAGGCCCGCGAGGTGATGGAACGGATGGCCGAATGTGCGTGGCACTGCGGCGACCCAGGCGTGCAGTACGACACCACGATCAACCGCTGGCACACGTGCCCCAACAGCGGGCGCATCAACGCGTCGAACCCGTGCAGCGAGTACATGTTCCTCGACAACACGGCCTGCAACCTGTCGAGCATCAACCTGATGAAGTACCGCCTGGAGGACGGCACGTTCGACTGCCGCCGCTACCAGGCCGCGTGCCGGCTGTTCTTCATCGCCCAGGAGATCCTGGTCGACCACGCCAGCTACCCAACCCCCGAGATCGCCCGCAACAGCCACCTGTTCCGTCCGCTGGGACTGGGGTACTCGAACCTCGGCTGCCTGCTGATGTCGGGGGGCAAGCCTTACGACTCGGAGATCGGCCGCGGCACCTGCGGCGCCATCACCTCGCTGATGCACGGCATGGCGAACCTGACCAGCGCCGAGCTGGCCGAGGCGGTCGGCACGTTCGACAGCTACCAAGAGAACGCCGAGCCGATGCTCCGCGTGATGCAGATGCACCGCCAGGCGGTCAACCAGATCGATCCCTCGTGCCCCGACTACCTGGTCGAGTCGGCCCGCATGACCTGGGACCGCGTCACGCAGGCGGGCGCCGTGCACGGCTTCCGCAATGCCCAGGCGACCGTGCTCGCCCCGACCGGAACCATCAGCTTCATGATGGACTGCGACACCACCGGCATCGAGCCCGACATCGCGTTGGTTAAGTACAAGCAGCTCGCCGGCGGCGGCATGCTGAAGATCATCAACCGGACGGTTCCCCTGGCGCTCAAGACGCTTGGCTACGACCAGCCGACGATCGACGGCGTCATCGCCCACATCGACGAGTTCGACACCATCGAGGGCGCGCCCGGCCTGAAGGACGAGCACCTGCCGGTCTTCGACTGTGCGTTCACCCCGGCCGGAGGCACCCGCAGCATCGCCTGGCGTGCGCACATCACGATGATGGCCGCCGCCCAGCCGTTCCTCTCTGGCGCCATCAGCAAGACGGTCAACATGCCCCGGGACACCACGCCCGAGGAGATCGCCATGGCCTACCACGACGGCTGGAAGCTCGGCCTGAAGGCGCTGGCCATCTACCGCGACGGCTCGAAGGACAGCCAGCCGCTGAACACCAAGAAGGACAGCGGCAAGGCGAAGGAGGACGAGGCCGCCACCCCGAAGCCCCGCCGCGAGCGGCTGCCCGACACCCGCGACAGCAAGACGCACAAGTTCAGCGTTGCGGGCCACGAGGGCTACATCACGGTTGGCATGTTCGAGGACGGACGGCCGGGCGAGCTGTTCATCACGATGGCCAAAGAGGGCAGCACCATCGGCGGCCTGATGGACGCCTTCGGCACATCGGTTTCGATGAGCCTGCAGTACGGCGTGCCGCTTGAGGACTACGTGCGGAAGTTCAGCCACATGCGGTTCGAGCCGCAGGGGCACACCAAGAACCCGGACATCCGCATCGCCAAGAGCCTGATCGACTACATCTTCCGCTGGCTCGGCATCCAGTTCCTGCCAGGCTACAAGGAGGCCCAGCTGGGACTCTCGCCGGGCGAAAGTGGAGATGGCGGCGGCGGCAAGTCGGGCAACGCCCCAGCGTCCGAGGGCGAGCCCACCGAGATCAAGCCCGGCGCCACGAAGGCCGCTGGGCGCAATGAGGGGCAGGAAGCCACGGCCGGAGCCGGGGGCGGCGGGTCCGCTGCCTCCGGCGCCGCGCCCGCGTCTAGGAGGGACGCGGTCAACGGGCAGGCCAACGGGCAGAAGAACGGCTCGGCGAATGGCGCCTCGACCGGCGTTGGCTACGAGGTGAACACCGCTCTGCTGGAGCGGGCCGGAGCCTCGATGCCCAAGTCCAATAACCGCAACGACCAGTTTGCCACCTTCCAGGTTGACGCGCCGAGCTGCGACAACTGCGGCAACATCACGGTCCGCAACGGCAACTGCTACCTCTGCCACAACTGCGGCAACAGCATGGGCTGCAGCTGA
- a CDS encoding lamin tail domain-containing protein, with amino-acid sequence MKSYLLRSLCVAAALCFAGDAGAAVLINEVLSDPPTPVETGDSNNDGTRAPQEDEFVELINTGAAAVDIGGWTLGDDEVPSEANGDPFVFPVGTMIGPGELLVLWGGGTPTGFSFQYFVDDGTIGNGLANGGDVVLLYDNNGVLVDELDYRSTGLGTDVSIARNQSGVFVNQDTLLSGVLYTPGAPNFIPEPAAGLLSLLGLSSCGVLLRRR; translated from the coding sequence ATGAAATCCTACCTACTGCGGTCGCTCTGCGTGGCTGCAGCGCTGTGCTTCGCCGGCGACGCCGGCGCGGCGGTTCTCATCAATGAAGTGCTGTCCGATCCCCCGACGCCGGTCGAAACGGGAGACTCGAACAACGACGGCACACGCGCGCCGCAAGAAGACGAGTTCGTCGAGCTCATCAACACTGGCGCAGCCGCGGTCGACATCGGCGGCTGGACGCTGGGCGACGACGAGGTGCCGAGCGAGGCGAACGGCGACCCGTTCGTGTTCCCCGTCGGTACGATGATCGGCCCCGGCGAGCTGCTCGTGCTGTGGGGCGGCGGCACGCCGACCGGTTTCAGCTTCCAGTACTTTGTCGACGACGGAACCATCGGCAACGGCCTTGCCAACGGCGGCGACGTGGTCCTCCTGTACGACAACAACGGCGTCCTGGTCGACGAGCTCGACTACCGCAGCACCGGGCTGGGGACGGACGTCTCGATCGCCCGCAATCAGAGCGGCGTCTTCGTCAACCAGGACACGCTGCTCTCGGGCGTGTTGTACACTCCCGGCGCCCCGAACTTCATCCCCGAGCCGGCTGCTGGCCTGCTCTCCCTGCTGGGACTGTCGTCTTGTGGGGTGCTGCTGCGTCGACGCTAA
- a CDS encoding PEP-CTERM sorting domain-containing protein, translated as MKMSMFRSLCAAALFALVSNVQAATLVDETFSYPDGSLVPNGGWVNHSGTLGDLLVSGGQAVVEHGAPSEDAHLIFGAVSTGVLTADFDIVVNDDSVIAGNDFEYFAHFMLDGSFNFGARLDIVAPTDAASGDFTLGIATTSSTAESTLPTDFSFGQSIPVSLSFDFDAGLASVTAGGNTATSTSVFLGETYDSFALRQSDSSNNESIMVDNLIVSGTLDVPEPASIALALLGVVAIGARRRNG; from the coding sequence ATGAAGATGTCTATGTTCCGATCGCTGTGCGCGGCCGCCCTCTTCGCGCTCGTTAGCAACGTGCAGGCCGCAACCCTCGTTGATGAAACATTCAGCTACCCGGACGGCTCGTTGGTCCCCAACGGCGGCTGGGTGAACCACAGCGGAACGCTTGGTGACCTCCTGGTCTCGGGTGGCCAGGCGGTTGTCGAGCACGGCGCGCCGTCTGAGGACGCCCACCTGATCTTCGGCGCGGTGAGCACTGGCGTCCTCACCGCCGACTTCGACATCGTCGTGAACGACGACTCTGTCATCGCCGGTAACGACTTCGAGTACTTCGCCCACTTCATGCTCGACGGCAGCTTCAACTTCGGCGCCCGCCTGGACATCGTCGCCCCCACCGACGCGGCAAGCGGCGACTTCACTCTCGGCATCGCCACCACGAGCAGCACTGCCGAATCGACCCTGCCGACCGACTTCAGCTTCGGCCAGTCGATCCCTGTGTCGCTCAGCTTCGACTTCGACGCGGGCCTCGCGTCCGTCACTGCTGGCGGGAACACTGCCACTAGCACGTCCGTCTTCCTCGGCGAGACCTACGACTCGTTCGCACTTCGTCAGTCGGACTCGTCGAACAACGAGAGCATCATGGTCGACAACCTGATCGTCAGCGGCACGCTCGACGTCCCCGAGCCCGCCTCGATCGCCCTCGCCCTGCTGGGCGTGGTCGCGATTGGCGCGCGTCGTCGCAACGGCTAG
- a CDS encoding outer membrane protein assembly factor BamB family protein — MRILGTLLLVVVLTGPSAAEVLWPQFRGPDGQGRVRTTRAPLAWGEGEGVRWKTPLPGRGWSSPVVLGDHIWVTTAEQQGPEVPGEQGTVAVDRVALSAVCVSRDSGEIVHRVRLFDIESPEKIHAQNSYASPTCCLSGDHLICHFGRNGTACLDAQTAEVLWKKAYVVEHYVGAGSSPVMCEGKLILVCDGADQQFVVALDPVSGNEVWRQDRPPFRATNPDVLKSFATPLAVEHAGQVQLVAPGAQWIVAYRPSDGEELWRYDHGAGFSLVPRPVTDGRTIYYCSGFAGDEVLALPLGESGKLDDDQVRWRYKRQAPHQPSPLLMAGRLLMVSDQGIFQCLDANSGKLLWKKRLGGNYSASLLQVGDCCFAFSKEGVATCLDAGGKVLHENQLDGEFHATPAIVDDEWIIRTDTHLYAIGNYDRT, encoded by the coding sequence ATGCGAATTCTGGGAACACTGCTGCTGGTCGTCGTTCTGACCGGGCCGAGCGCAGCCGAGGTGCTCTGGCCGCAGTTCCGGGGCCCCGACGGGCAGGGCCGCGTGCGGACAACCCGTGCGCCGCTCGCGTGGGGCGAGGGCGAAGGTGTGCGGTGGAAGACTCCCCTGCCTGGTAGAGGTTGGTCGTCGCCGGTGGTGTTGGGCGACCACATCTGGGTCACCACCGCTGAGCAGCAGGGGCCCGAAGTGCCGGGCGAGCAGGGCACGGTCGCGGTGGACCGCGTCGCGTTGTCGGCGGTGTGCGTCTCGCGTGATTCTGGGGAGATTGTCCACCGCGTGCGGCTGTTCGATATCGAGAGCCCGGAGAAGATCCACGCCCAGAACAGCTACGCGTCGCCCACCTGCTGCTTGTCAGGAGACCACTTGATCTGCCACTTCGGCCGCAACGGCACGGCCTGCCTCGACGCTCAGACCGCCGAGGTGCTGTGGAAAAAGGCCTACGTCGTTGAGCACTATGTCGGGGCCGGCAGCTCGCCAGTGATGTGCGAGGGGAAGCTGATTCTGGTCTGCGACGGCGCCGACCAGCAGTTTGTCGTGGCCCTCGACCCCGTATCCGGCAACGAGGTCTGGCGCCAGGACCGGCCCCCGTTCCGGGCCACCAACCCCGATGTGCTCAAGTCGTTTGCGACCCCGCTGGCGGTCGAGCACGCGGGCCAGGTGCAGCTCGTGGCCCCGGGCGCCCAGTGGATCGTCGCCTACCGGCCGAGCGACGGGGAGGAGCTGTGGCGGTACGACCACGGGGCCGGCTTCTCGCTGGTGCCGCGGCCGGTCACCGACGGCCGCACTATTTACTACTGCAGCGGGTTCGCCGGCGACGAGGTGCTCGCCCTGCCGTTGGGAGAGAGCGGCAAGCTCGACGACGACCAGGTGCGGTGGCGGTACAAGCGTCAGGCGCCCCACCAGCCCTCGCCGCTGCTGATGGCGGGGCGGCTGCTGATGGTCAGCGACCAGGGGATCTTCCAGTGCCTGGATGCCAATTCGGGGAAGCTGCTCTGGAAGAAGCGGCTCGGCGGCAACTACTCGGCGTCGCTGCTGCAGGTGGGCGATTGCTGCTTCGCGTTCAGCAAGGAGGGCGTCGCGACCTGCCTGGACGCCGGCGGTAAGGTGCTGCACGAGAACCAGCTCGACGGCGAGTTCCACGCGACGCCCGCCATCGTCGACGACGAATGGATCATCCGCACCGACACCCACCTGTACGCCATCGGCAACTACGACCGCACCTAG
- the rpsJ gene encoding 30S ribosomal protein S10: MASSQEVIRIRMEAYDHAALDQSAAEIVDTAKRTNSIVHGPIPLPTRIERYTVLRGPHVDKKSRQQFEIRTHKRLIDIVQATAKTIEALNKLSLPAGVDIKIKATTA, from the coding sequence GTGGCATCTAGTCAAGAAGTAATCCGGATCCGCATGGAAGCCTACGACCACGCGGCCCTCGATCAGAGCGCGGCGGAGATTGTCGATACGGCCAAGCGGACGAACTCCATTGTTCATGGCCCTATCCCGCTGCCGACGCGGATCGAGCGTTACACGGTCCTCCGTGGCCCGCACGTAGACAAGAAATCTCGCCAGCAGTTCGAGATCCGCACGCATAAGCGTCTGATCGACATCGTGCAGGCGACCGCCAAGACGATCGAGGCGCTCAATAAGCTGAGCCTCCCTGCTGGCGTCGATATCAAGATCAAGGCGACCACCGCCTAA
- the rplC gene encoding 50S ribosomal protein L3, translating into MTQVFDESGAVVPVTVVQAGPCSVLQVRTPERDGYQGVQLGYLDKPRRLARRSERGHVAKLDSKRSKKRSAAGVAVVEKAGCEPKRWVREFRGEPVGLEVGGQVTVDAFGEIEAVDVTATSKGRGFSGAMKRHNFSGQRATHGVKKCHRHLGGTGCSAYPSRLFKGVKMPGQYGAARCTILNQKVVSVDPENNLIVIRGAVPGPNGGYVAIRKTNIL; encoded by the coding sequence ATGACCCAGGTGTTCGACGAATCGGGGGCGGTAGTCCCCGTCACGGTTGTTCAGGCTGGTCCCTGCAGCGTGCTGCAGGTTCGCACCCCCGAGCGTGACGGCTACCAGGGCGTGCAACTCGGGTACCTCGACAAGCCCCGCCGTCTTGCCCGTCGCAGTGAGAGAGGTCACGTCGCTAAGCTCGACAGCAAGCGGTCCAAAAAGCGTTCCGCCGCCGGCGTCGCCGTGGTCGAGAAGGCCGGCTGCGAGCCGAAGCGTTGGGTCCGCGAGTTCCGCGGCGAGCCGGTCGGCCTAGAAGTCGGCGGCCAAGTCACCGTTGACGCCTTCGGCGAGATCGAGGCGGTCGACGTCACCGCGACCAGCAAGGGACGCGGCTTCTCGGGCGCTATGAAGCGTCACAACTTCTCTGGCCAGCGCGCCACCCACGGCGTCAAGAAGTGCCACCGCCACCTCGGCGGCACCGGCTGCAGCGCCTACCCGAGCCGCCTGTTCAAGGGCGTCAAGATGCCGGGTCAGTACGGCGCCGCCCGCTGCACCATCCTCAACCAGAAGGTGGTGAGCGTCGACCCCGAGAACAACCTGATCGTCATCCGCGGAGCCGTCCCCGGCCCGAACGGCGGTTACGTAGCGATCCGCAAGACCAACATATTGTAA